The Thermodesulfobacteriota bacterium genome contains a region encoding:
- a CDS encoding sigma-54 dependent transcriptional regulator, translating to MTTQTQAGSPLSILVVDDEGNIRKTLSICLEADGHRVSAVSNFNDAVAEASRKTFHLAFVDLRLGTADGLDLIPVLLAGSPWMKIIVITAYASIDTAVEAMRRGATDYIPKPFTPGQVSMAVRKVDQVRTLEQKLAGLQEDLERAFPEHRFASGSPAMQRAIETARQAAPSDAAILLRGESGTGKTVLGRAIHRWSARSARPFAVVSCPSIPGELLESELFGHARGAFTGAVRDNPGRIAACEGGTLFLDEVGDLPLSIQPKLLRFLQEGEYERLGDASTRRANVRVISATNRNLEGEIPEGRYREDLYYRLNVIQIELPPLRERTEDLEELSAQMLAFYGKLHHRRFLGFTEDALQAMKRHRWPGNLRELRNVIERASILCRSERVGSEFFPGAVAAGETPPSVGGMVSLEKIEEEHIRRVIAATSSLQHAAEILGIDQTTLWRRRKQYGI from the coding sequence GTGACCACGCAGACGCAGGCCGGTTCTCCGCTGAGCATCCTCGTCGTCGACGACGAGGGCAACATCCGGAAGACGCTCTCCATCTGCCTCGAGGCCGACGGCCACCGCGTCTCCGCCGTCAGCAACTTCAACGACGCGGTCGCGGAAGCGTCGAGGAAAACCTTCCACCTGGCCTTCGTCGACCTTCGCCTCGGCACGGCGGACGGCCTCGACCTGATCCCCGTCCTGCTGGCCGGCAGCCCGTGGATGAAGATCATCGTCATCACGGCATACGCCTCGATCGACACGGCGGTGGAGGCGATGCGCCGCGGGGCGACCGACTACATCCCGAAGCCGTTCACTCCCGGCCAGGTGTCCATGGCCGTGCGCAAGGTCGACCAGGTCCGCACGCTGGAGCAGAAGTTGGCGGGGCTCCAGGAAGATCTGGAGCGGGCGTTCCCGGAACACCGGTTCGCCAGCGGCAGCCCCGCGATGCAGCGGGCGATCGAGACGGCCCGGCAGGCGGCGCCGTCCGACGCCGCGATCCTGCTGCGCGGGGAGAGCGGGACCGGGAAGACGGTCCTTGGCCGCGCGATCCACCGATGGAGCGCGCGCTCCGCGAGGCCGTTCGCGGTCGTGTCGTGTCCTTCGATTCCGGGCGAGCTGCTGGAGAGCGAGCTGTTCGGCCACGCCCGGGGAGCGTTCACCGGCGCGGTCCGCGACAATCCCGGCCGCATCGCGGCCTGCGAGGGGGGAACGCTCTTTCTCGACGAAGTCGGAGATCTTCCGCTTTCCATCCAGCCCAAGCTTCTGCGCTTCCTGCAGGAGGGGGAATACGAGCGGCTCGGAGACGCCTCCACCCGCCGCGCCAACGTCCGCGTCATCAGCGCCACGAACCGGAATCTCGAGGGAGAGATACCGGAAGGGCGATACCGCGAGGACCTTTATTACCGGCTCAACGTCATCCAGATCGAGCTGCCGCCGTTGCGGGAGCGAACGGAGGACCTGGAGGAGCTCTCGGCGCAGATGCTCGCTTTTTACGGCAAGCTCCATCATCGCCGGTTCCTCGGCTTCACGGAAGACGCCCTGCAGGCGATGAAGCGCCACCGGTGGCCCGGGAACCTGAGGGAGCTGCGCAACGTCATCGAGCGGGCTTCCATCCTGTGCCGGTCGGAACGGGTCGGGTCGGAATTCTTCCCCGGAGCCGTCGCTGCCGGGGAGACCCCGCCCTCGGTCGGCGGGATGGTGAGTCTCGAGAAGATCGAGGAAGAGCACATCCGCCGGGTGATCGCGGCCACCTCCTCGCTGCAGCATGCGGCCGAGATCCTCGGCATCGACCAGACCACGCTCTGGCGCCGGCGGAAGCAGTACGGCATATAG
- a CDS encoding histidine kinase dimerization/phosphoacceptor domain -containing protein, whose amino-acid sequence MPTVVMLAVGAALVFSYRSHKALEEKRMAAYRISDAMSDLNEQVRSYVLHHEERPRQQFLLKHQEVTGLVVAARFEGPQRQLLTRVGAELELMEALFWKLILSHERLGSRGDDALSREAEERLAGQLLIRSSNARTEASRLVAMIGRDINAGRRRIIAFVLVFMGLIAAAQFGVLTGLTRSIAFSLEKLRKGAEAVETGGLDHRIGIISNDEFGDLARDFDRMSGKLQATTVSRDELSASEQRYATTLASIGDAVIATDVEGRIAFMNAVAEELTGWSRADAAARPVTQVFRIINEHTRNVVEDPVAKVLRLGMIVGLANHTLLVRKDGTEIPIDDSGAPIRSGSGQTTGVVLVFRDIVERRRAEEALRASLADKDVLMRELAHRTKNNMQMIASLLSLQATASSDDNFVRAVSETQGRIRAMSLVHENLYQAGNIASMDIKDYVENLLNILLGSRQAPEGSVRANLEMEELFLSVDGALPCGLIINELVSNSLKHAFAGGKSGNIFLSLRRVGENIELRYRDDGPGLPRDLDLSRVKSLGLKLVHGLAVRQLRGTMEIRHDPVWEIVFTFGRIAHVERM is encoded by the coding sequence ATGCCGACGGTTGTGATGCTGGCGGTCGGCGCGGCGCTCGTCTTTTCCTACCGGTCGCACAAGGCATTGGAAGAGAAGCGGATGGCCGCCTACCGGATCAGCGACGCCATGAGCGACCTGAACGAACAGGTCCGCAGCTACGTGCTCCATCACGAGGAGCGCCCCCGGCAACAGTTCCTGCTCAAGCACCAGGAGGTGACCGGGCTGGTCGTCGCGGCCCGGTTCGAAGGCCCGCAGCGTCAGCTGTTGACCAGGGTGGGCGCGGAGCTGGAGTTGATGGAGGCTCTGTTCTGGAAGCTGATTTTATCCCATGAACGACTGGGCTCCCGCGGGGACGACGCCTTGTCCCGGGAGGCCGAAGAGCGGCTTGCTGGACAGCTCCTGATCCGGTCGAGCAACGCCAGGACGGAGGCTTCCCGGCTCGTTGCCATGATCGGCCGGGACATCAACGCGGGCCGGCGACGGATCATCGCGTTTGTCCTCGTGTTCATGGGCCTCATCGCCGCCGCGCAATTCGGCGTGCTGACCGGCCTGACGAGAAGCATCGCCTTTTCCCTGGAAAAGCTCCGGAAGGGCGCCGAAGCCGTCGAGACCGGGGGGCTGGATCACCGGATCGGCATAATCTCGAACGACGAGTTCGGCGACCTTGCGCGGGACTTCGACCGGATGAGCGGGAAGCTCCAGGCGACCACGGTCTCCCGGGACGAATTGAGCGCCAGCGAGCAGCGTTATGCCACGACTCTGGCCAGCATCGGCGATGCGGTCATCGCAACCGATGTCGAGGGACGGATCGCCTTCATGAACGCCGTGGCGGAAGAGCTGACGGGCTGGAGCCGGGCCGATGCCGCGGCCCGGCCCGTCACCCAGGTATTCAGAATCATCAACGAACATACCCGCAACGTTGTGGAAGACCCGGTTGCCAAGGTGCTCCGGCTCGGGATGATCGTGGGCCTTGCCAACCACACCCTCCTTGTCCGGAAGGACGGGACGGAAATACCGATCGACGACAGCGGAGCTCCCATCAGGAGCGGAAGCGGCCAAACGACAGGCGTCGTGCTGGTCTTTCGCGACATCGTCGAGCGCAGGCGGGCGGAAGAGGCGCTGCGCGCCTCGCTTGCGGACAAGGACGTTCTCATGCGGGAGCTGGCGCACCGGACGAAGAACAACATGCAGATGATCGCCAGCCTGTTGTCTCTTCAGGCCACGGCGTCTTCGGACGATAATTTCGTGCGCGCCGTCTCGGAAACCCAGGGGCGGATCCGCGCGATGTCGCTGGTCCACGAAAACCTGTACCAGGCCGGAAACATCGCCTCCATGGACATCAAGGATTACGTGGAAAACCTTCTGAATATCCTTCTCGGCTCCCGCCAGGCGCCCGAAGGGTCCGTTCGAGCCAACCTGGAGATGGAAGAGCTCTTCCTGTCCGTCGACGGGGCGCTTCCCTGCGGCCTGATCATCAACGAACTGGTCTCGAATTCGCTCAAGCACGCCTTCGCCGGCGGGAAATCCGGGAACATCTTCCTGTCCTTGCGACGGGTCGGAGAAAATATCGAGCTCAGGTACAGGGACGACGGCCCGGGCCTTCCCCGGGACCTGGATCTCTCCCGCGTCAAGTCCCTCGGTTTGAAGCTTGTCCACGGTCTTGCGGTGCGGCAACTTCGGGGGACGATGGAAATCCGGCACGACCCCGTCTGGGAAATCGTGTTCACGTTCGGCCGCATCGCCCACGTGGAGAGGATGTAA
- a CDS encoding NrtA/SsuA/CpmA family ABC transporter substrate-binding protein produces the protein MRRTEERSPDRLFSLRLVFAVLILLAGCDRGPALPGAGGGKKITVALTPWLASVPIYLAQEKGYFRDEGLDVALRPFESGHLGLAAVLSGGADFATAGETPIARAAVDGKPVMVVATLAEVDDAILIIARRDRGIRVACDLRGKTVGRVAGTTAHFFLDIYLTTDHIDPKDVRIVDLPADRVVRSLMNGEVDAVSTWAPHTTTLQDMLGANAVVLYEPGLYTMTWNLIAARELAQRDPDVVARFLRAILRAERLVAERPAEARAAAVRAFGSAGVSVEREWSRCRFVTRLDQSLLLYLEDQARWMIRKEAGRRKAPNFRNHVFTKPLKTVSPEAVLIVGE, from the coding sequence ATGAGAAGAACGGAAGAACGGTCTCCCGATCGCCTGTTCAGTCTTCGCCTGGTCTTCGCGGTTTTGATACTCCTCGCCGGCTGCGATCGCGGACCGGCGCTCCCGGGGGCGGGCGGAGGGAAGAAGATCACCGTCGCCCTGACGCCCTGGCTTGCGTCCGTCCCCATCTATCTCGCTCAAGAAAAAGGGTATTTCCGGGACGAGGGGCTCGACGTGGCCCTCCGTCCCTTCGAATCGGGGCACCTGGGGCTTGCGGCCGTGCTCTCGGGCGGTGCGGATTTCGCAACCGCCGGAGAAACGCCGATCGCCCGCGCCGCCGTCGACGGCAAGCCGGTCATGGTTGTCGCCACCTTGGCCGAGGTCGACGATGCGATCCTGATCATCGCCCGGCGAGACCGAGGCATCAGGGTAGCCTGTGACCTCAGGGGCAAGACAGTCGGCCGCGTCGCCGGCACCACGGCACACTTTTTCCTCGATATCTACCTGACGACGGACCACATCGATCCGAAGGACGTCCGGATCGTCGATCTTCCGGCGGATCGCGTGGTCCGGTCTCTGATGAACGGGGAGGTCGACGCCGTCAGCACATGGGCGCCCCACACGACGACCCTGCAGGACATGCTCGGCGCCAACGCCGTGGTTCTGTACGAGCCGGGGCTTTACACGATGACCTGGAACCTCATTGCCGCCAGGGAGCTCGCCCAGCGCGATCCGGATGTTGTCGCCCGTTTCCTCCGGGCGATCCTCCGGGCGGAACGTCTCGTCGCCGAGCGTCCCGCCGAGGCGCGGGCCGCGGCGGTCAGGGCTTTCGGATCCGCCGGCGTTTCGGTGGAGCGGGAGTGGTCCCGCTGCCGGTTTGTCACGCGGCTCGACCAGAGCCTGCTCCTGTACCTGGAAGACCAGGCCCGATGGATGATCCGGAAGGAGGCCGGCAGGAGGAAAGCGCCCAACTTCAGAAATCACGTTTTCACGAAGCCGCTCAAGACGGTCTCCCCCGAAGCGGTCCTCATCGTGGGCGAATAG
- a CDS encoding alpha/beta hydrolase → MTAADLAMLTEAAADHRLPYGPDPQQFGDLYLPGRPGPHPVIVMLHGGCWQAGYGLGHMGQLCAALRNEGFAVWNLEYRRLGNGGGWPVTFRDVSAGSDFLKEIAGRFLLDLSRPIAVGHSAGGHLALWLAGRHRLPAASPLFSNGLPMRGVLVLAGIPDLAEGAKRGICGGACRDLAGGSPEEVPDRYRQASPMALLPFGVPQRHLIGLEDEVIPVDYIRKYVAAAGKLDDVRVDLVPDAGHYELIVPRPPAWTFVRNAALAIFNRSI, encoded by the coding sequence ATGACCGCCGCCGACTTGGCGATGCTGACGGAAGCGGCGGCGGATCACCGTCTCCCCTACGGCCCGGATCCCCAACAGTTCGGCGACCTTTATCTGCCCGGGCGACCCGGACCCCATCCCGTAATCGTCATGCTCCACGGCGGCTGCTGGCAGGCCGGATACGGCCTGGGGCATATGGGACAACTGTGCGCGGCACTCCGGAACGAGGGGTTCGCCGTGTGGAACCTCGAATATCGCCGGTTGGGGAACGGGGGCGGCTGGCCCGTCACTTTCCGGGATGTTTCGGCCGGGTCCGATTTTCTCAAAGAGATTGCGGGCCGGTTCCTCCTCGATCTGTCGCGGCCGATAGCCGTCGGTCACTCCGCCGGGGGCCATCTGGCGCTGTGGCTGGCGGGACGCCATCGGCTGCCGGCGGCCAGTCCGCTCTTTTCGAATGGTCTTCCGATGCGGGGCGTTCTGGTCCTGGCGGGCATTCCCGATCTTGCGGAGGGCGCGAAGCGCGGGATATGCGGTGGCGCCTGTCGTGATCTGGCGGGCGGCTCTCCGGAAGAGGTTCCCGACAGATACCGGCAGGCGTCGCCCATGGCGCTATTGCCTTTTGGAGTGCCCCAACGGCATCTGATCGGACTCGAGGACGAGGTGATTCCCGTCGATTACATCCGGAAATATGTCGCTGCCGCCGGCAAGCTCGATGACGTGCGTGTCGATCTTGTCCCGGACGCCGGCCACTATGAGCTGATCGTGCCCCGCCCGCCCGCGTGGACGTTTGTCAGAAATGCGGCGCTCGCCATTTTCAACAGATCGATCTGA